In one window of Posidoniimonas corsicana DNA:
- a CDS encoding alpha/beta fold hydrolase: protein MPLGDANQPPDAPAGDSCLRPEVARHVEFGSHWLKTPAGRMHFVDEGPRDADETLLFVHGNPTWSYHWRRLIKDQRRQRRCVAMDHLGMGGSDLPESQLRLADHIDNVVRLIDELDLRDVTLVAQDWGGSIGLGALQERRERFDRIVLYNTGAFPPDRIPLRIDVCRTPLLGRLGLQGLNAFSRAALRMTLSRSRNLPPGVGAAYLAPHDTWARRRAVYDFVKDIPKDASHPTWSTLTSIEQGLPALAQMPICLIWGMQDWCFVPWCLDRFLKSWPQAEAHRLEDVGHWVVEDAPHEAGQILTRFLAAHPAARAETT from the coding sequence ATGCCCCTCGGTGACGCCAATCAACCGCCCGACGCGCCGGCGGGCGACTCCTGCCTGCGGCCGGAGGTCGCCAGGCATGTCGAGTTCGGCAGCCACTGGCTGAAGACGCCGGCCGGGCGGATGCACTTCGTTGACGAGGGCCCGCGCGACGCCGACGAGACCCTGTTGTTCGTCCACGGCAACCCGACCTGGAGCTACCACTGGCGGCGGCTGATCAAGGACCAGCGGCGCCAGCGAAGGTGCGTCGCGATGGACCACCTCGGCATGGGCGGCAGCGATCTGCCCGAGTCGCAGCTGCGGCTGGCTGACCATATCGACAACGTGGTACGGCTGATCGACGAGCTCGACCTGCGAGACGTCACGCTCGTAGCGCAGGACTGGGGCGGGTCGATCGGGCTGGGCGCACTGCAGGAGCGACGGGAGCGGTTCGACCGGATTGTGCTGTACAACACCGGCGCCTTCCCGCCGGACCGCATCCCGCTGCGGATCGATGTCTGCCGCACGCCGCTGTTGGGTCGGCTGGGGCTGCAGGGCCTCAACGCGTTCTCGCGGGCGGCGTTGCGGATGACGCTCTCCCGCAGCCGGAACCTGCCGCCCGGCGTCGGCGCCGCGTACCTCGCGCCGCACGACACCTGGGCCCGCCGCCGCGCGGTGTACGACTTCGTCAAAGACATCCCGAAGGACGCCTCTCACCCCACTTGGTCGACCCTAACCAGCATTGAGCAGGGGCTGCCAGCGCTCGCTCAGATGCCGATCTGTCTGATCTGGGGCATGCAGGACTGGTGCTTCGTGCCGTGGTGCCTCGATCGCTTCCTCAAGTCCTGGCCGCAGGCCGAGGCGCACCGGCTGGAGGACGTGGGCCACTGGGTGGTGGAGGACGCACCGCACGAAGCCGGGCAGATTCTCACCCGCTTCCTGGCCGCGCACCCGGCCGCCAGGGCGGAGACCACGTGA
- a CDS encoding chemotaxis protein CheX — MQAEHINPFLKAVSNTFSTMLNADAHRGDLGLGDPKTRKYPISGIIGLSGNAVGTVVINLSEEVAMKAASVLLMDDIKEVNDDVIDAVGELANMIAGQAKVELEQYELSVSLPNVVTGVGHEVRFPSSSPPVSVSFETDFGPLLLEVGFEPSKAIA, encoded by the coding sequence ATGCAAGCCGAACACATCAACCCGTTCCTGAAAGCCGTCTCGAACACGTTCAGCACCATGCTGAACGCCGACGCCCACCGCGGCGACCTGGGACTGGGCGATCCGAAGACGCGGAAGTACCCGATTAGCGGCATCATCGGCCTGTCGGGCAACGCCGTTGGGACCGTGGTGATCAACCTCTCCGAGGAGGTGGCGATGAAGGCCGCCTCGGTGCTGCTGATGGACGATATCAAGGAAGTCAACGACGACGTGATCGACGCCGTTGGCGAACTGGCCAACATGATCGCGGGCCAGGCCAAGGTCGAGCTCGAGCAGTACGAGCTCTCGGTGAGCCTGCCGAACGTGGTCACCGGCGTCGGCCACGAGGTGCGTTTCCCGTCGTCGTCCCCGCCGGTAAGCGTCAGCTTCGAGACCGACTTTGGGCCGCTGCTGCTCGAGGTGGGCTTCGAGCCTTCCAAGGCGATCGCCTAA
- a CDS encoding triphosphoribosyl-dephospho-CoA synthase, which produces MSDSGHRRPLGAAGYVTLACLWEATAAKPGNVYRGADFGDMTYADFVTSAAAIGPVFECATDQSVGRLALEAVQAMRSAAGINTHLGTILLLAPLAKAASCPGELFENASVVVAATSVEDAQLAFESIRLAAPSGLGETSEADVSQQPKVTLHHAMSLAAERDLVARQYDNGFQEVRAIAAHIERLAASGRPMANAIVDAHVHQMAACPDSLIERKCGSKVAQESAARAARVLAARDAGSESYGQALADLDFWLRADGHRRNPGTTADLIGAALFCLLTQDRLCWPIRFYGDPT; this is translated from the coding sequence GTGAGCGACTCGGGTCATCGCCGGCCGCTGGGCGCCGCAGGCTACGTCACGCTGGCGTGCCTGTGGGAGGCGACCGCCGCAAAGCCGGGCAACGTCTACCGCGGCGCCGATTTCGGCGACATGACCTATGCCGACTTTGTCACCAGCGCGGCAGCGATCGGACCGGTATTTGAGTGCGCAACAGACCAAAGCGTAGGACGGTTGGCCCTTGAGGCCGTGCAGGCGATGCGGTCGGCGGCCGGTATCAACACGCACCTGGGGACCATCCTGCTGCTGGCGCCGCTGGCCAAAGCGGCGTCGTGTCCGGGCGAGCTGTTCGAGAACGCCAGCGTCGTCGTCGCGGCCACCAGCGTCGAGGACGCGCAGCTTGCGTTTGAATCGATCCGGCTCGCGGCGCCCTCCGGTCTGGGCGAAACGTCCGAGGCCGACGTCAGCCAGCAGCCAAAGGTGACGCTTCATCACGCAATGTCCCTGGCCGCCGAGCGGGACCTGGTAGCCCGGCAGTACGACAACGGGTTCCAAGAGGTGCGAGCCATCGCCGCTCACATCGAACGGCTGGCGGCTTCCGGCCGCCCAATGGCCAACGCCATTGTCGACGCGCACGTCCACCAGATGGCCGCTTGCCCGGACAGCCTGATCGAACGGAAGTGCGGCTCCAAAGTTGCGCAGGAGTCTGCCGCCCGTGCGGCGCGGGTGCTCGCGGCGCGCGACGCAGGGTCCGAATCCTACGGCCAGGCATTGGCGGACCTGGACTTCTGGCTCCGCGCGGACGGCCACCGGCGCAACCCGGGGACCACGGCCGACCTGATTGGCGCGGCGTTGTTCTGCCTGCTGACCCAGGATCGGTTATGCTGGCCCATCCGGTTCTACGGCGACCCTACTTAG
- a CDS encoding MMPL family transporter, with translation MSARFLRQLANKYWVAVLLAWVVLAVALRSAAPPWESVAYEGDLEHLPRTAASVAADELLHEAFPAEATNSELVLLFDRGGDPLTVDDRQFVLDLALQFQAAEDLPVVGVWHAKSPLVSRMLLAPGERAEMVILRLSNPLMAVDNIRVLQAVTERVDERMSWAPPGLRFAVTGSAAIGADTLSAARDSLRATHRATLLLVLGCLILIYRAPLLVLIPLATIGLSVSVATSLIVILADYLGPGGALDIGLKVFTTTKVFVIVILFGAGTDYCLFLIARYREELQRGVTPRRAPGIALRNVSGALAGSALTTILGLGVMAFAEYGKFASSGPVIALCLAVALAACVSFAPSLLRALGARVFWPVGVGPPREALAESTGVWAWVADLVLRRPAAVLLTCVGLMTPLAWVGWRAPTEHNLLAGLPRESASLRGAGIVGEYFGEGWLAPMKLLVRLPGADLSVPDARFDVSLLHNALYDLPSIQDVRSPYLPTGGDPKNQRRFSFGALYSSAAAGSPLSINTFVSSAPGLDGEVLQMSLILAAEPFSLQAREMIPRIAQALAHIKQLETLRGEPNPWRDAEFRLGGATPGLVDLQRVAASDQRRIQLYSVAAVLAVLLVLIRRPLTCLYLVATVLLSYWVTLGATHLFFSWLWGDAYQGLDWKAPIFLFVILVAVGQDYNIYLTTRVLEEQRRVGPREGLRRAIVQTGGIITSCGVIMAGTFVSMMAGSLRGMIELGFALSLGVLLDTFVVRTLLAPCYFSLRLPGRHSLDAGDATG, from the coding sequence ATGTCCGCCAGGTTCCTACGCCAGCTTGCCAACAAGTACTGGGTGGCGGTGCTGTTGGCTTGGGTGGTGCTGGCGGTAGCGCTGCGGTCCGCAGCGCCGCCGTGGGAGTCGGTCGCGTACGAGGGCGATCTGGAGCACCTGCCGCGTACAGCGGCGAGCGTCGCGGCCGACGAGCTGCTGCACGAGGCCTTCCCTGCCGAGGCGACCAACAGCGAGCTTGTCCTGCTGTTCGACCGCGGCGGCGACCCCCTGACGGTCGACGATCGCCAGTTTGTGCTCGACCTGGCGTTGCAGTTCCAAGCGGCGGAAGACCTCCCCGTGGTCGGCGTTTGGCACGCCAAGAGCCCGCTGGTGAGCCGCATGCTGTTGGCGCCGGGCGAACGCGCCGAGATGGTGATCCTGCGGCTCAGCAACCCGCTGATGGCGGTCGACAACATCCGCGTGTTGCAGGCCGTGACCGAGCGCGTTGACGAGCGGATGTCGTGGGCGCCTCCCGGCCTGCGGTTCGCGGTCACCGGGTCGGCCGCCATCGGGGCCGACACCCTGTCGGCCGCGCGCGACAGCCTCAGGGCGACCCACCGCGCCACCCTGCTCCTGGTGCTGGGCTGCCTGATTCTGATCTACCGGGCGCCGCTGCTGGTGCTGATCCCGCTGGCGACCATCGGCTTGTCGGTGTCGGTGGCGACCAGCCTGATCGTGATCCTGGCGGACTACCTCGGTCCGGGCGGCGCGTTGGACATCGGGTTGAAGGTTTTCACCACCACCAAGGTGTTCGTCATCGTCATCCTGTTTGGCGCCGGCACCGACTACTGCCTATTCCTCATTGCCAGGTACCGGGAGGAACTTCAGCGGGGCGTGACGCCCAGGCGTGCGCCGGGCATCGCCCTGCGGAACGTGAGCGGCGCGCTGGCCGGCAGCGCGTTGACGACGATCCTTGGCTTGGGGGTAATGGCGTTCGCGGAGTACGGCAAGTTCGCCTCGAGCGGCCCCGTCATCGCACTCTGCCTGGCGGTCGCGCTAGCGGCCTGCGTGAGTTTCGCGCCTTCACTGCTGCGTGCGCTGGGCGCCCGCGTGTTCTGGCCGGTCGGTGTGGGCCCTCCGCGTGAGGCGCTCGCGGAGTCAACTGGCGTGTGGGCGTGGGTGGCCGACCTCGTGCTGCGGCGGCCGGCTGCCGTGCTGCTCACCTGCGTCGGCCTCATGACGCCGCTCGCCTGGGTGGGCTGGCGCGCGCCGACCGAGCACAACCTCCTGGCGGGACTCCCGCGTGAGAGCGCCTCGCTCCGTGGGGCGGGCATTGTCGGCGAGTACTTCGGCGAAGGCTGGCTGGCGCCGATGAAGCTGCTGGTCCGACTGCCGGGCGCCGACCTCAGCGTGCCTGACGCGCGGTTCGACGTTTCGCTGCTGCACAACGCGCTGTACGACCTGCCGTCGATCCAGGACGTGCGGAGCCCTTACTTGCCCACCGGCGGCGACCCAAAGAACCAGCGGCGGTTCTCCTTCGGCGCGCTCTACAGTTCCGCCGCGGCGGGCAGCCCGCTGTCGATCAACACCTTTGTCTCGAGCGCGCCCGGGCTCGACGGGGAGGTGCTGCAGATGTCGCTGATCCTGGCGGCCGAGCCCTTCAGCCTGCAGGCCCGCGAGATGATCCCCCGAATCGCGCAGGCGCTCGCGCACATCAAGCAGCTCGAGACCCTGCGCGGCGAGCCCAACCCCTGGCGGGACGCCGAGTTCCGCCTGGGGGGAGCGACGCCCGGCCTGGTCGACCTCCAGCGCGTCGCGGCGTCGGACCAGCGCCGGATCCAGCTGTACAGCGTCGCGGCGGTGCTGGCGGTGCTGCTGGTGCTGATCCGCCGGCCGCTAACGTGCTTGTACCTGGTCGCGACCGTGCTGCTCAGCTACTGGGTGACGCTGGGCGCCACGCACCTGTTTTTCAGCTGGCTGTGGGGCGACGCCTACCAGGGGCTCGACTGGAAGGCGCCGATCTTCCTGTTCGTCATCCTGGTGGCGGTTGGGCAGGACTACAACATCTACCTGACCACGCGCGTGCTCGAGGAGCAGCGGCGGGTCGGCCCGCGTGAGGGGCTGCGCCGCGCGATTGTCCAGACCGGCGGCATCATCACCAGCTGCGGAGTGATCATGGCGGGCACGTTTGTGTCGATGATGGCGGGCAGCCTGCGGGGGATGATCGAACTAGGGTTCGCGTTGTCCCTAGGCGTGCTGCTCGACACGTTTGTCGTCCGTACACTGCTGGCGCCGTGCTACTTCTCATTGCGTCTGCCCGGCCGCCATAGTTTGGACGCCGGCGACGCTACGGGCTAG
- the fliG gene encoding flagellar motor switch protein FliG — translation MSDIHNAAVLLMSLPEDEAADLLSRLEPQMVEQVSIEIARTKRIPADEQLAVIRSFADANPNTGSGAGGLDLARNLVRKALGSDASETLDNIRQSIEALPFGFLRNVDSQNILTYVVDEHPQTIALILSHLPATFGAEILAGLPQEKQLAVVRRVAGMGQTNPEIIREVERGLERRMSSVMSQSFERAGGVESVAAMLNVSDRSTERTLLENLATDDPQLVEEIRRLMFVFDDIAKFSDRDIQKVLKSVEASQWALALKGASAELKDKVLGNMSQRAADMLREEMEYLGAVKLSAVEAQQQEIVDLVRTMEDSGEIEINSSEEEEMMVQ, via the coding sequence GTGTCTGACATCCACAACGCCGCGGTGCTGCTGATGAGCCTCCCCGAAGACGAGGCCGCCGACCTGCTGAGCCGTCTGGAGCCGCAGATGGTGGAGCAGGTCTCGATCGAAATCGCCCGCACCAAGCGGATCCCCGCCGACGAGCAGCTGGCGGTGATCCGGTCGTTCGCCGACGCGAACCCCAACACGGGCAGCGGCGCCGGCGGGCTCGACCTGGCGCGCAACCTGGTCCGCAAGGCGCTCGGCTCCGACGCGAGCGAAACGCTAGACAACATCCGCCAGTCGATCGAGGCCCTGCCCTTCGGCTTCCTTCGGAACGTCGACAGCCAGAACATCCTGACGTACGTGGTCGACGAGCACCCGCAGACCATCGCGCTGATCTTGTCGCACTTGCCGGCAACCTTCGGCGCCGAGATCCTGGCGGGGCTGCCTCAGGAGAAGCAGCTGGCGGTGGTGCGTCGCGTGGCCGGCATGGGCCAGACCAACCCGGAGATCATCCGGGAGGTCGAGCGCGGTCTGGAGCGTCGGATGAGCAGCGTGATGAGCCAGAGCTTTGAGCGGGCGGGCGGGGTCGAGTCGGTGGCGGCGATGCTGAACGTGTCCGACCGTTCGACCGAACGGACGCTGCTCGAGAACCTGGCGACTGACGACCCGCAGCTGGTCGAAGAAATCCGCCGGCTGATGTTTGTCTTTGACGATATTGCCAAATTCAGCGATCGCGACATTCAGAAGGTCCTCAAGTCGGTCGAGGCCTCGCAGTGGGCCCTGGCGCTCAAGGGCGCCAGCGCGGAGCTCAAGGACAAGGTGCTGGGAAACATGTCGCAGCGGGCGGCCGACATGCTGCGGGAGGAGATGGAGTACCTGGGCGCCGTGAAGCTCTCGGCGGTCGAGGCCCAGCAGCAGGAGATCGTCGACCTGGTCCGCACCATGGAGGACTCGGGCGAGATCGAGATCAACTCCAGCGAAGAAGAAGAAATGATGGTGCAGTAG
- a CDS encoding Gfo/Idh/MocA family protein, with translation METIKAGVIGTGFIGPAHIEALRRLGFVEVIAVAERGDDLANAKAKELSIPKGYGDYHDLLADPDVQVVHNCTPNHLHFQVNKEIMAAGKHVVSEKPLAMDSAESRELVKLAKEAGVVNAINFNYRYNPLVQQARAMCAGDDVGRVLAVQGSYLQDWLLEETDWNWRLVPEMSGKSRAVADIGSHLCDIVQFVTGLKIVRVMADLQTIHPTRKKPKKEVATYSGQELRPEDLEDVAIDTEDYGSILVEFDSGAHGVMTVNQCAAGRKNRLFYEIDGAKCALAWDQERPNELWIGRRGQANQVMMKDASLMHAAAQEYAHYPGGHNEAYPDAPKNLFRNVYGFIAGNRPGGDFATFVDGHNEIAICDAVLASNDKKQWVDVDY, from the coding sequence ATGGAAACGATCAAGGCAGGCGTCATTGGCACTGGATTCATCGGCCCCGCGCACATCGAGGCGCTGCGGAGGCTCGGGTTTGTTGAGGTGATCGCGGTCGCCGAGCGGGGCGACGACCTCGCCAACGCCAAGGCCAAGGAGCTCAGCATCCCGAAGGGGTACGGCGACTACCACGACCTGCTGGCCGACCCCGATGTGCAGGTTGTGCACAACTGCACGCCCAACCACCTCCACTTCCAGGTGAACAAGGAGATCATGGCGGCGGGCAAGCACGTCGTCAGCGAGAAGCCCCTGGCGATGGACTCGGCCGAGTCCCGCGAGCTGGTCAAGCTCGCCAAGGAGGCGGGCGTGGTCAACGCGATCAACTTCAACTACCGCTACAACCCGCTGGTGCAGCAGGCCCGGGCGATGTGTGCGGGCGACGACGTCGGGCGGGTGCTCGCCGTGCAGGGCAGCTACCTGCAGGACTGGCTCCTGGAAGAGACCGACTGGAACTGGCGGCTGGTGCCCGAGATGTCGGGCAAGTCGCGGGCGGTGGCGGACATCGGGTCGCACCTGTGCGACATCGTGCAGTTTGTCACGGGGCTGAAGATCGTCCGCGTCATGGCCGACCTGCAGACCATCCACCCCACGCGCAAGAAGCCGAAGAAGGAGGTCGCTACCTACAGCGGCCAAGAGCTGCGTCCCGAGGATCTGGAGGACGTGGCGATCGACACGGAGGACTACGGCTCGATCCTGGTGGAGTTCGACTCCGGCGCGCACGGGGTGATGACCGTCAACCAGTGCGCCGCCGGTCGGAAGAACCGGTTGTTCTACGAGATCGACGGCGCCAAGTGCGCATTGGCGTGGGACCAGGAACGCCCGAACGAGCTGTGGATCGGCCGCCGCGGCCAGGCGAACCAGGTGATGATGAAGGACGCCAGCCTGATGCACGCCGCCGCCCAGGAGTACGCCCACTACCCCGGCGGCCACAACGAGGCGTACCCCGACGCGCCCAAGAACCTGTTCCGCAACGTCTACGGGTTCATTGCGGGGAATCGCCCCGGCGGCGACTTCGCCACCTTCGTTGACGGCCACAACGAGATCGCCATCTGCGACGCCGTGCTGGCAAGCAACGACAAGAAGCAGTGGGTAGACGTCGATTATTAG
- a CDS encoding PQQ-dependent sugar dehydrogenase, whose amino-acid sequence MVLRFGYLSLLSLVTLAGASAQTVSIGGHEYLIERIGGVEIPGAFNDPGDFTQPTYVTQAPNDNNTLYIVERTEASNINSEVGRILRFDPQTNASSTYLDLHGAVNADGGIATLAFHPDFGNNGLFYVAMNSNTGGGDRNRLLEFHDSGAGAPTLSRTLLDYPRLANNFHTINWVGFQPGDASHQLYVTTGDGGTQAAQTQFNPALIEDPNSPYGKILRFDLEADFASSASDATHDGIEVVSLGHRNPYRASFDQQGNLFFAEVGFNQVEELNFLSAEQIASPEIEDYGWTAREGTIATPVSGVGGPKGPNDIDPFFDYLHPGVNAASVGYTGETSLRGQSVTGGYLINNRYFFGDFVNGTVYSGAWDGASLTDIVDHTIELEDALNDGIAWVASFSADNAGNLYILDFGDNFFSNPGTGEVFKLSPNFLPGDYNDDGAVDAADYTAWRDFVGRPPGRLPNDIDGGVIGEAQYLTWRANYGRTLASAGAASAPEPAAVLLAAIAAGVSGRRRR is encoded by the coding sequence ATGGTACTGCGCTTTGGGTATCTGTCGTTGTTGTCGCTGGTGACGCTCGCTGGCGCGTCGGCACAGACGGTGTCAATTGGTGGTCACGAGTACCTGATTGAGAGGATCGGCGGCGTCGAGATCCCGGGCGCGTTCAATGACCCGGGCGACTTCACGCAGCCGACCTACGTGACCCAGGCGCCGAACGACAACAACACGCTCTACATCGTCGAGCGCACCGAGGCGTCGAACATCAACTCGGAAGTCGGTCGGATCCTGCGGTTCGATCCGCAAACCAACGCCAGCAGCACCTACCTCGACCTGCACGGCGCCGTGAACGCCGACGGCGGCATCGCGACGCTGGCGTTCCATCCCGACTTTGGGAATAACGGGCTGTTCTACGTCGCGATGAACAGCAACACGGGCGGCGGCGACCGGAACCGCCTGCTCGAGTTCCACGACTCGGGCGCCGGGGCGCCGACGCTCAGCCGCACGCTGCTCGACTACCCGCGTCTGGCCAACAACTTCCACACCATCAACTGGGTGGGCTTCCAACCGGGCGACGCGTCGCATCAGCTCTACGTCACCACCGGGGACGGCGGGACCCAAGCCGCCCAGACGCAGTTCAACCCGGCGCTGATCGAGGACCCGAACTCGCCCTACGGCAAGATCTTGCGGTTCGACCTCGAGGCCGATTTCGCGAGCTCCGCGAGCGACGCCACCCACGACGGGATTGAAGTTGTTTCGCTTGGTCACCGCAACCCGTACCGGGCGTCGTTCGACCAGCAGGGAAACCTGTTCTTCGCCGAGGTCGGGTTCAACCAGGTCGAGGAACTCAACTTCCTCTCAGCCGAGCAGATCGCGTCGCCGGAGATTGAGGACTACGGTTGGACGGCGCGGGAAGGCACCATCGCAACGCCCGTTTCCGGCGTGGGCGGGCCGAAAGGACCCAACGACATCGACCCGTTCTTCGACTACTTGCACCCGGGCGTCAACGCGGCCTCGGTTGGCTACACGGGCGAAACCTCGCTCCGCGGCCAGTCGGTCACCGGGGGCTACCTGATCAACAACCGCTACTTCTTCGGCGATTTCGTCAACGGGACCGTCTACAGCGGCGCGTGGGACGGCGCCTCGCTGACCGACATTGTCGATCACACCATTGAGCTAGAGGACGCCCTGAACGACGGCATCGCCTGGGTCGCCTCCTTCAGCGCCGACAACGCCGGGAACCTCTACATCCTGGACTTTGGCGACAACTTCTTTTCGAACCCGGGCACGGGCGAGGTGTTCAAGCTCAGCCCCAACTTCCTGCCGGGCGACTACAACGACGACGGCGCCGTCGACGCCGCGGACTACACCGCCTGGCGTGACTTTGTAGGCCGGCCGCCCGGACGACTCCCCAACGACATCGACGGCGGCGTGATCGGCGAGGCTCAGTACCTGACCTGGCGGGCCAACTATGGTCGGACGCTGGCGAGCGCGGGCGCGGCTTCTGCGCCGGAACCAGCGGCGGTGCTGCTCGCGGCGATCGCGGCCGGCGTATCGGGCCGACGGCGGCGCTAG
- a CDS encoding 6-pyruvoyl trahydropterin synthase family protein, giving the protein MPEQFQVQVAKEHFVFSAAHFITFGDNICERLHGHNYAVSAELRGPLGDHQYVVDFILVRDTLAALTQELDHHVLLPTRHPTIQVESDGREVTATFEERRWVFPAGDCVLLDVENTTAELLARGLGQRLLEELQRRGAGAIESCVIAVDECNGQQGVWRWTKD; this is encoded by the coding sequence ATGCCCGAACAATTCCAGGTTCAGGTCGCCAAGGAGCACTTTGTGTTCTCCGCGGCGCACTTCATCACGTTCGGCGACAACATCTGCGAGCGGCTGCACGGCCACAACTACGCGGTGTCTGCCGAACTGCGTGGCCCGCTCGGCGATCACCAGTATGTGGTCGACTTCATCCTGGTGCGCGACACGCTGGCGGCCCTGACGCAGGAGCTGGACCACCACGTGCTGCTCCCCACACGGCACCCGACAATCCAGGTCGAATCAGACGGTCGGGAGGTGACCGCCACGTTCGAGGAACGCCGCTGGGTGTTCCCCGCGGGCGATTGCGTGCTGCTGGATGTGGAGAACACGACCGCCGAGCTGCTGGCGCGGGGCCTAGGCCAACGCCTGCTCGAGGAGTTGCAGCGACGCGGCGCCGGCGCGATTGAGTCCTGCGTGATCGCGGTCGACGAATGCAACGGGCAGCAGGGCGTGTGGCGGTGGACAAAGGATTAG
- the dnaB gene encoding replicative DNA helicase, whose product MAAGAENGRKRDSRLRFDGDQRATAKDFLGRTPPQSLEAERAVLGSLLLLPEVFDDVALLVSAEDFSDDANARLFRHIQTMHSDGASIDVVLLVQRLKDAGEYDSIGGGAYLAEIGEAVPTAAHAEYYAKIVREKSILRSLIHAGADILQDAFDETMEPRGVLSRAEERVFGILEEKGQGQVSSIRDVLQASLARMNERMKEGHDPGGVETGFDDFDEMTGGMHGSELIILAARPSMGKTALAMNIVEHVAVDCGKPVLFVSLEMSALELADRLLCSRARVSGHRLRSGQITGEESRKLIDVAGDISSAPLYIDDSPSRTMTEISAVARRLKRRDGLSLIAIDYLQLIDPDTPSDPRQEQVAKIARRLKGLARELDVPVLCLGQLNRQVENSRDNKPQLSNLRESGAIEQDADVVMFVHRDEYYQTNEEDRERVRGEADLLIRKQRNGPVGDVKLTWLHDYTRFVNAAPQPYDDLPSFGGEESF is encoded by the coding sequence ATGGCTGCGGGAGCAGAGAACGGCCGCAAGCGGGACTCGCGCCTCCGCTTCGATGGGGACCAGCGGGCCACCGCCAAGGACTTCCTCGGTCGCACACCGCCACAGAGTCTCGAGGCGGAACGGGCCGTTCTGGGCAGCCTGCTGTTACTGCCCGAGGTGTTCGACGACGTCGCTCTGCTGGTCAGCGCCGAGGACTTCAGCGACGACGCCAACGCGCGGCTGTTCCGCCACATCCAGACCATGCACTCGGACGGCGCGTCGATCGACGTGGTGCTGCTGGTCCAGCGTCTGAAGGACGCCGGCGAGTACGACTCGATCGGCGGCGGCGCCTACCTCGCGGAGATCGGCGAGGCCGTGCCGACCGCGGCCCACGCCGAGTACTACGCCAAGATCGTCCGCGAGAAGTCCATCCTGCGGTCGCTGATCCACGCGGGCGCCGACATCCTGCAGGACGCCTTCGACGAAACGATGGAGCCCCGCGGCGTGCTGAGCCGGGCCGAGGAGCGGGTGTTCGGCATCCTCGAGGAGAAGGGGCAGGGGCAGGTCAGCTCCATCCGCGACGTGCTGCAGGCGTCGCTCGCGCGGATGAACGAGCGGATGAAGGAGGGTCACGACCCCGGCGGCGTCGAGACCGGCTTCGACGACTTCGACGAGATGACCGGCGGCATGCATGGCTCGGAGCTGATCATCCTGGCGGCCCGGCCTAGTATGGGCAAGACCGCCCTCGCGATGAACATCGTGGAGCACGTGGCGGTCGACTGTGGCAAGCCGGTGCTGTTTGTGAGCCTTGAGATGTCGGCGCTCGAGCTCGCCGACCGGCTCCTCTGCTCGCGCGCCAGGGTCAGTGGGCACCGCCTGCGGAGCGGGCAGATCACGGGGGAAGAGAGCCGCAAGCTGATCGACGTGGCCGGCGACATCAGCTCGGCGCCGCTCTACATCGACGACTCGCCCAGCCGCACGATGACGGAGATCTCGGCCGTCGCCAGGCGGCTCAAGCGGCGTGACGGCCTCTCCCTGATCGCCATCGACTACCTGCAGCTGATTGACCCGGACACCCCGAGCGACCCGCGACAGGAGCAGGTGGCCAAAATCGCCCGCCGGCTGAAGGGCCTAGCGCGTGAACTGGACGTGCCCGTGCTCTGCCTGGGCCAGCTCAACCGGCAGGTAGAGAACTCGCGCGACAACAAGCCGCAGCTGAGCAACCTGCGTGAGTCTGGCGCCATCGAACAGGACGCCGACGTGGTGATGTTTGTGCACCGCGACGAGTATTACCAGACCAACGAGGAAGACCGCGAGCGGGTGCGGGGCGAGGCCGACCTGCTGATCCGCAAGCAGCGTAACGGCCCGGTGGGCGACGTCAAACTGACATGGCTGCACGATTACACGCGGTTCGTGAACGCCGCGCCGCAGCCCTACGACGACCTGCCCAGCTTCGGCGGCGAGGAGTCGTTCTAG